One genomic segment of Bacteroidota bacterium includes these proteins:
- a CDS encoding amino acid permease — translation MTELKRTLGLAECIFFGVGSILGAGIYTLIGKVAGLAGNFIWLAFLIASIAALFTAFSYAELSAAFPKAGGEYVYAKKAFGKKIGIFLGIIISLNGIIAGATVSIGFAGYLGALTGISLIVASLGIIILIFLINIAGINQSSTVNIIFTLIEAAGLFFIIYIAFPSIGDVNYTELSPKGIDGLMTASVVAFFAYMGFEEIVKLAEETNNPEKIIPRALFISCAIVIVIYSLVTISAISIIPFQQLASSDSPLADIADIKFGNTGLVIISVIALFATSNTILSNMIGSSRVLFGMSKETNFLKLFSYVSSKSKTPVAALILISVITCAFALIGNIETVARIATIFIFITFIVVNLSVIVLRVKEKELKRPYRIPVNIKNIPVISLLGIIMTLTLLIYNIYGFIK, via the coding sequence ATGACAGAATTAAAAAGAACATTAGGACTAGCTGAATGTATTTTTTTTGGCGTTGGTTCTATATTGGGTGCAGGCATTTATACATTAATTGGCAAGGTAGCAGGTCTGGCCGGCAATTTTATATGGCTTGCATTTTTGATAGCTTCAATTGCCGCATTGTTTACTGCTTTCTCTTATGCGGAATTAAGTGCAGCATTTCCAAAAGCGGGTGGAGAATATGTATATGCAAAAAAGGCATTCGGAAAAAAGATAGGAATTTTTCTGGGTATCATTATTTCACTCAATGGTATTATTGCCGGTGCTACTGTTTCCATTGGCTTTGCAGGTTACTTAGGGGCACTTACAGGTATAAGTTTGATTGTAGCATCGCTTGGAATAATTATATTAATCTTTCTTATAAATATTGCGGGCATAAATCAATCTTCTACGGTAAATATAATTTTTACTTTAATAGAAGCCGCAGGTTTGTTTTTCATAATTTATATTGCCTTCCCTTCTATCGGAGATGTTAATTACACTGAACTCTCGCCCAAAGGAATTGACGGATTGATGACAGCTTCAGTAGTGGCATTCTTTGCCTACATGGGTTTTGAAGAAATAGTAAAATTGGCAGAAGAAACAAATAATCCGGAAAAAATTATTCCCAGGGCATTATTTATTTCTTGTGCTATTGTAATTGTTATTTACAGTTTGGTTACTATTTCCGCAATAAGCATTATTCCTTTTCAACAATTAGCATCATCTGATAGTCCGCTTGCTGATATTGCCGACATAAAATTTGGTAATACCGGATTAGTTATTATCTCTGTCATTGCATTATTTGCTACATCCAATACTATATTATCTAACATGATTGGAAGTTCACGAGTTTTATTTGGTATGTCAAAAGAAACAAATTTCTTAAAACTATTTTCCTATGTCTCCTCTAAAAGTAAAACCCCAGTCGCAGCTCTTATTTTAATTTCAGTTATAACATGCGCTTTTGCTTTAATAGGAAATATTGAAACAGTAGCCCGGATAGCCACCATTTTTATTTTCATTACGTTCATTGTTGTTAATCTTTCCGTAATTGTTTTAAGAGTAAAGGAAAAAGAATTGAAACGACCTTACCGCATTCCTGTAAATATTAAAAATATACCCGTAATAAGTTTATTAGGAATTATTATGACTCTAACATTATTAATTTATAATATTTATGGTTTTATTAAATAA
- a CDS encoding SDR family oxidoreductase — translation MNTEKKLIVITGGAGGIGQACARVFKNQPIIITDYSQEQVDETVKALFNEGFDVSGIACDITDKKDIEKLTNYVANKGALKALVHTAGVSGTVKDLKKVFTIDLIATDFLIDAFYKLAVKDSVAILFSSMMAHTVPANKTYDEALKNPQAQESFEIVSQFVNNNSDMMYNFVKRGVQLLMHKNADKWGAKGARIVSVSPGVIETPMALKAAKEHPERMEMIKQATPLKRNGQPEDIADVVLFLASDAARFITSTDILVDGGVIHNIKKMSQ, via the coding sequence ATGAATACCGAAAAAAAACTGATAGTAATTACAGGAGGAGCCGGAGGCATTGGACAGGCTTGTGCCAGAGTTTTTAAAAATCAACCAATAATTATAACTGATTACTCACAAGAACAAGTGGATGAAACAGTGAAAGCGTTATTCAATGAAGGATTTGATGTTTCAGGAATTGCTTGTGATATAACTGATAAAAAAGATATAGAAAAGCTAACTAACTATGTGGCTAATAAAGGTGCCCTAAAAGCGCTTGTTCATACAGCAGGTGTAAGTGGAACTGTGAAAGATCTTAAAAAAGTATTTACAATAGATTTAATTGCCACAGATTTTTTAATTGATGCCTTTTATAAATTAGCAGTAAAAGATTCAGTTGCTATTTTATTTTCTTCAATGATGGCTCATACCGTGCCTGCCAACAAAACATATGATGAGGCACTTAAAAATCCGCAAGCTCAGGAATCTTTTGAAATTGTAAGCCAATTTGTAAATAACAATTCAGATATGATGTACAATTTTGTAAAGCGAGGTGTACAATTATTAATGCATAAAAATGCGGATAAATGGGGAGCAAAAGGAGCAAGAATTGTATCCGTTTCACCCGGAGTTATTGAAACACCAATGGCATTAAAAGCAGCCAAAGAACATCCTGAAAGAATGGAAATGATAAAACAAGCAACTCCATTAAAACGCAATGGACAGCCGGAAGATATTGCAGATGTTGTACTGTTTTTAGCCAGTGATGCTGCACGTTTTATAACAAGCACAGATATTCTGGTAGATGGTGGAGTTATTCATAACATAAAGAAAATGTCTCAATAA